The Vicinamibacterales bacterium sequence CCAGTTGGCTCTTAGCGTTCAAGATTAGCCAGAGTTTGGGAGGAGCTTGAAGTGTTATTCATGGCATCCGTGGCTCGTACCACTAGGCGTTCAGGTGTTTGATCGCTAGATGAAAACACCTCGAAGCTCTCGAGACGTGAATCGGCTATTCCGTCAATGGGATAGACCACTTCCCACAGATTTTCGTCGAAGGAAAACTCAACACGTTCGATAATCGAATGAGCATCCTGTACCGTGAACGAGATCGAGGTTCCATTCGACCCGATCTGTGCTGGATTAATGTTGATGCGAGGAGAGGTATTATCGATATCAAAGACACTGGTAGACCTGCGTCCGGTAAGGGTTGTTTGGGGAGAGTTCGATCGAGCGTCTGAAGCTTCGACCATTGCAAGGTACCGGCCATCTGGAACAGATACGGTATCCCAAACGAAAATTGGATCGGTTAGGCCGGCTATCAAGCGGGTCCAGGTTCTAGTGTCCTCTGCACGATAGTGAACTGAATATTCAAGCCGATCGTTGTCGGCATCCTCAGCAGTCCAGCCGAATGTTTGCAAGCCCTTACGGTAGACTCGTCGACCTAGAGTCGGTTGTCCAGGTTGAGTTCTCGCCTCAGACTCTATGCGAGTAGGGAGTGCATTATTTGTGGAGGCGGGGTCAAAACCAGCGAGGTCCATTTCTGTGCCCGCAAAGGTTTCCTGAAAAGCTGTTCCAGCTGGGTGTTGGGTAATCGATGTGACCATTGGGGCAACATTCCTAGGAAGGTATGAGGCTGTGACAGACGTTAAGACCGGTGTAGTGGTGCCTCGTTTCAGCACTGCCCGCCATTGCAAGTAGCGGGCTTTTGGGCTGGTAATTACCTGACCGCTGGAAATGTTATAGCTTTCGGACCAATCGCTCCACATTTCGTCTGGGTCGTCAGTGTTTCCTGATCTGGTGGATAACTCGACCTGACTTCCCGATGGCTCGCTAGAGGTCCAGCGGATAGTGCCCCAAGTGGCGATTGTTCTGGCGTCGCGTACGTCAGAGAAATAAGTTCCTTCCGCGGCCACTGAATCGGACAGCGCGAACAGTTTTCCTGGATTGGCTGTTCCAAAGTGAAGACGCCTCCCAGGAGCGTAGGTCATTGTTGTTATTTGACTGGCGGCAACACGGGTGATTAGGGTAGCGGTTGCGGGCTCGCCGACTAGGCGATAGATTCGGCCATTTGGTCCAGTTCCAACAATTAGGCCGTCCGTGTCATCGATGAGAAGGTCGTAGGGTACGTCACTTGGGGATTGCCAGATCACGTCCCAAACGCCATCTGATTTTACTCGTAGAACAGCTCCACCAGCAGTCGGTGTTATTCGAAAGCCATTAGCGGTATCAGTGACTTCTGCCCGAACCACTGCAGTTGGTTGTATAGACTGTGAATCTAGTGCTGATTGGGCAATGTTCTGTTCCCCACGAACGCCAGCCAAATAGAGGGTTCCATCATTGGCAATCCGCAGGGATCGGAGTTCGCTAAACTCTGAATCGAGGAGGACAAAACCTCTGCGATCACTGTCGATCCGAAGCAGGCGCCCTGGTGACTCCGTGCCAGCAAGAAGTCGACCCTGGGAATCAAAAGCAAGTGACAGCACGTTAGTGGTGTGTGTGTTATAGAACGGCGCCGTTGTACCGTCGTTCTCGATTCGGTAGATGACTCCTTGGGTTCCTGTTGCTACATACAGGGCGTCATCTGGCCCTAGGACCATTGACCAAATGTAGGTCTCCTCAAGATCGACCAAGGTAGTTGATTCACCGTTAGCCTGGACTTCATACACCTTTCCATTCGGACTAGTGCCCACATAAAGCCCTCCTTCGGGTCGGCGAGCCAACGCGTGGACCTCGGACTCAATGGCATCGAAAAAAATTGACGAGTCTCCATCGGCTCCTATTTCGTAGACCCGGCCCTCGTCCCCGGTTGCAATCCAGAATCCGTCAGAACCGTTCGATACTACTGACCAAACAAACGGTGCTGGCGATTCGTGGATAAGGCCTGTTTCTGGCGAGAGGGTGATTTGACCAGATTCATCGACTGACAAGTGTTCTAGCTCGCCTTGTAATAGTTCCGACTGGGTTGAAACGTGCCAAAAGGTCGGGGAGGCAGCTACGAGCAAGCCTGCGGGTAGTAAAACGAAAAGTGCAGCGAATGCTTTTCTAAAAAACAGAGAGCGATATCCACAGAAACATTTCATGATTATTGTGAGTCGAGGTTGAGAGTAAGTATACGAAAACCAGAGACCGCCTCTTGGATGTCCACTTCCCACTCGCCAAGGTTCACCTGTTGTAGCGACATAACTGCTCCTCGACTTCGGTCAGCCTGATATACCGCAAGCGCCGAGGCCGGCAGGGCTGCGAGTGGTTCTCCGGCATGAAGTAGCCCTGGGTGGGCGCCAAGTAGGCGCACATAGAGCCGGTTATTGCGATAGGTATTGTTTAAGGCTCGGATTAGTTGACTAAGATTTCTGGGTCGGGTCGCACCTATTGTGCGTTGCTGCTCAATCTGGGCCAGGTCCACGCCACTTGCTACAAGAAGGGATGCCGTGGCTGGTGCGTTGGCAGGAATTCTAAGCGGCAGGCTATGGGTTTCTTCTACACCGCGGTTAGTCCGAGTAACAATCCTCAGGGTAGTGTCTAGGGCTGGGCGTACACGAACGGTATCAAGCCAGACCCGTTCAATGGTCGCAGTGCTGGTTTCCTCGGAGGACACAATCTCAAGGCTAAGACTGTTGAGGGAGATTGGACCAAACGTGTTTTGAACAAGGAAAGTGATTGGTGTTAATACAGATGTCGCGGCTGCGAGCGCTGGTGCGATTCCTGAAAACACATCATTAAACGTGAGCGGCGTATGATTTTGAAAAGTCGCGGTACCGGACACGGTAAACGTAGCAGCCCCGGCATCACGCTCGTAGGCTCGTAGTGTGTTGAGAACGGTAACGAAGGTCAAAAGTGGCGTCAGGGCCTGATCGTCAACAATGTTGAAGTGAAGGTTTTGAGTGGGTCGACTACTATCAATAGGCCTAAGAGTAATTTCGATCGGAATTCGTCGAGGCGTTGTGCCGAGTGTTCCCGCAATGCCAGTTAGGCGGTCTTGTTGGAACGTACCTATTGCCTCGCCAACGGACGCAATTTTGCTCGATGACATTAGGCTGGGCAAAAGGGTGTGAACGTGCGCACGGTTCATTAAAAATTCTACGGGGCCAAGATTCTGGAACTGATGGCCGAACGCATATACACGGTCTTCGTCTATCATTGTTACGGTGCCGGTGCCGGCTAATGACAGGTCACCATCGATCAGCGTGACACTAACAGCGTCGCCCGGCCGTAGCGGAGTACTTGCCAAAGAGGTGTTCGCTTCTTGTGAGCCGCCAAGTACTGGTGTCATTCCCGTGCCTTCAAGGGCTGAGCTAAGTAGTCCAGTTACATGAGCGTCAAAGCCACTCATATTTAGCGGCGTCCCAATGGGACGGAGCATGGTGCCTGCATGCCGAACTGAGGAGAGTTGTCCTTGCGCTAGTAATGCGTCTCTAGAATGCAGGGTGTAGCTGGATATTCGATGTAGAGTTCCGCGAAATATTTCCAGCAATCGTTCTGGTGACATCGGCAGGTGAAGAGCCACGGAGTTCATAGGGGCACGGCGTGTTGGGAACGATACGGCGTCAACCATTTCCTTAATTGGGGTTATCCCGGCAATGGCTTCGGTCGTGAAGGAGCCAAGCGCGTAGGAGACTGCGCCAATCAGTTGCCCCTCTATATAAACGGGGCTTCCGCTCATTCCCTGAATAACGCCAGTATCACTTAGAGGTCCACCTGAAAGGCGCGCTAGGATTAAGTTACGCTTTGGTCCATTGATGTTATGCAGAATGCCTAGGATCTGAGCCTCGAATTCCTCGGGCTCGGTGCCTTCAAAGACCGTCATTCCAACGCCGATCATGCCAGCGCGTATCTCTTCTAGGGCCATAACCGTCTGGCCGGAGGCACCTGAGGCGGAGGCGGAGGAAATGAGCAGGATTAGACTGCTGACGATAAAAGTTTTCATAGTGAGAATGGAGGCTTCAGAATTCTGACAACGACCACTTATAGCCAAGGAAATGATTGACAGTCAAGGAGAAAAGGTTAGCTTTTGAAACATAAGAGGCAGTTTACTCGAACAATTTGACAACCTATAATCCCTTTTATATCATTGATTTAGCTCGTTTACTGTAATCGATTTCAAAAAGGGTGTTCGGGTTCTCCGGTGTTCAATGTTAGACTGAGATTTCCAAATATGTCTGACAAAAAGGTTGGTTCTGTCTCCGCGCTTAGCTGGTTCTGGTTTATCTATTTTAGCAGCCTGTCTGAGGAGGCGGCCGTGTAGGGCTAATTGCCACACAGTTACTAATTTAGGAGAACCCCTAAGCCTCTTCAGCCCAATTGGTTGAAGGGGTTTTTTTGTTGGTATTTAGATTTAGATCCAAATTCATATGGCTCAATCCCAAGTATGCGTGACCGTGAGGGCAACCACGACCGATCAGCTGAGACGGCGCCGAGATGCCGCAGTTGAAGCAGACCTTGTTGAGTTACGAGTCGATGGGGTCGAAGACCTGGATGTCTCAGGTGCCCTGAAGGGGCGTTCGAAACCAGCCATTGTGACTTGTCGAACGGTACAGGACGGTGGGAGTTTTGATGGCGGGGAGGAGGCTCGACGGCGCATCATCGCTGAAGCCCTCAAATGTGGGGCCGAATATGTCGATATTGAATGGAATGGATCGCCAGACCCAAGGATTACCAAACATAGGAACCGAATTGTTTTGTCTAGTCACGATTTCTCGGGGCGACCTAGTGATCTCGCTGATCGCTATTTTGCGATGCGGGCAACAGGAGTCGCTGTCGTCAAACTCGCTGTGAAAGCTAAATCGTTAATGGATCTCGTACCGCTGGCTGATTTGGGATGCCGTGCGAGGCGTGACGGTGAGCAAGCCGTCATAATCGGAATGGGAGGACCTGGGGTAG is a genomic window containing:
- a CDS encoding SpoIVB peptidase S55 domain-containing protein — its product is MKTFIVSSLILLISSASASGASGQTVMALEEIRAGMIGVGMTVFEGTEPEEFEAQILGILHNINGPKRNLILARLSGGPLSDTGVIQGMSGSPVYIEGQLIGAVSYALGSFTTEAIAGITPIKEMVDAVSFPTRRAPMNSVALHLPMSPERLLEIFRGTLHRISSYTLHSRDALLAQGQLSSVRHAGTMLRPIGTPLNMSGFDAHVTGLLSSALEGTGMTPVLGGSQEANTSLASTPLRPGDAVSVTLIDGDLSLAGTGTVTMIDEDRVYAFGHQFQNLGPVEFLMNRAHVHTLLPSLMSSSKIASVGEAIGTFQQDRLTGIAGTLGTTPRRIPIEITLRPIDSSRPTQNLHFNIVDDQALTPLLTFVTVLNTLRAYERDAGAATFTVSGTATFQNHTPLTFNDVFSGIAPALAAATSVLTPITFLVQNTFGPISLNSLSLEIVSSEETSTATIERVWLDTVRVRPALDTTLRIVTRTNRGVEETHSLPLRIPANAPATASLLVASGVDLAQIEQQRTIGATRPRNLSQLIRALNNTYRNNRLYVRLLGAHPGLLHAGEPLAALPASALAVYQADRSRGAVMSLQQVNLGEWEVDIQEAVSGFRILTLNLDSQ